AGCCATATAAATATTATGTATCATTTGCTTGGCTTTAGCTTGCTGAGATTTTGGTAACTTATTCAAAATATTAGAAGTCTTATGTACCCAACAGCGCTGATGTACCGTAGTAGGATATTCTTCTGTCAGAGCTCCCCAAAAACCAAGTGCTCCATCTCCAACAGCTAAGGCAGGAGAGTGTATCAGACCTCTGCTTTTTATGTCGAGTAATAATCCTTGCCAGCTTTCCTTGCTTTCTCTAAAACCATCATCTATAGCGACCAATTCCTTTTTTCCGTATTCATCAACACCAATTATTACCAAAATACAGTTCTTCTCCGATTCCATTCTTGCCTGTAAATAAATACCATCAACCCAGAAGTAGACATATTTCTTCTTTGTTAAATCTCGTCTTTGCCATAACAAATATTGATCATACCACTCAGATTTTAGCCTGGATATTACATTAGGTGATAAGTTCTTTGGCTTGCTACCCAATATAGGTTCAAAGCTATCAGCAAAATCTGTAGTAGATATTCCCTTTAAATAAAGTAGCGGTAATAGAACATCTATAGTAACCGTACGCCTCATGTATTGCGGAATCAGATTAGAAGAGAATTTTATATCCTCTTTACCTCTATCTCTTACCCGTGGTACTTTTACTGCTACCTCTCCTATACCGGTTTGTATGTTGCGCTCAGGTAAGTAGCCATTGCGGACGACTTGTTTACTCCCATTAGTAAGTAACTTATCTTGGTAGGATGATATAAAATTTTGTACCTCTTCCTCTATAGCTAGTTGCAACATTTTTTGAGCTGACTCCCTTAAAAACTCACTTAATACATCTGTTACTAAATTTTGTGTTGGATTTTTATAATCAATTATATTACTCTTTCTCATGGTGTATTCCTTATTTTATTGTTAATAGGATTTGCAAATTACAATAATAATATTAATTTGCGAATACGCCACCTAATCTTCTATCTCACCTCCATACACAACTTTCCATCATAACTCGAATTGAGTTTGGAGGAAATTGCTCAAAGTTATAACCCAGTCCTGAAAGGATGGTTTAACTATTATGGGAAATATACGCCAGATGGATTAAGACCTGTTGCAAGGCATTTTAACAACGTGCTGGTAAAATGGGTGATGCGGAAATATCTCAGATTTAAAGGACACAAAATAAAAGCTATACGGTATTTAGAAAATATAGCTCAAAATAGTCCTAATTTATTTGCACATTGGCAACAAAGTAAAGGATTTGTGGTTGTTTAATGGGAGCTGTATAAGTCGAGAGGCTTACGTACAGTTCTGAGAGGGACTTGAGGTGAAATTCCTCAGGTCTACTCACCCAGTTCTTACCGACGAAAGCGAGCCACTCTCATTTCGAAAGCAAGCCGCTACATATAACACTTAAATTAGTAAAATAAATCAACACCTGCTAATTTAGCCGCTTGCTTTAAGTTGTTATCAAAAGTGGCTAAGGGGGAATTACAACGTAAAGATAATTCTAAATAACAAGCATCGTATAAACTTAAATTATATCTTTCAGCTATTTCAATTGTCTCAAACCAAGCATTTTTAAAAGTTAATTCATCTGTTTTTATAGGTAGTTCATTTAAAGTATATAAAGCTATTTGTCTTTGCTCCTTAGTAATCCTTTTACGTCTCTCACTTATTAATAAAACATTTCCTACCTCTAAAGACCATATCATAGGTACAATAGCTCCTTCTTCACTTATTTTATCACGTATATTAAGAGAATTTTTAGAAAATTCATCAGGTATAAACCAAGAAATAGTAACAGAACAATCAAGTATAATAGGGGACATAGTTATTTTTTCCCCTCATCCCTATAACTTTTAAATTCTTCCCAGTCAAATTTTCCTAAATTCATTTCTTTAGAAATATTATGTATTCTTAAAAAAGCATTTTTTACTCTTTCAGTATTAAAAGATTTACCTATAGGAATAATTTTAGCTACAGGTTTACCTCTTTTACTTATAAATACTTCTTCACCAGAAATAACATTATTTATAATTTTATTAAAATTAGTTTTAGCTTCAAAACAACCAATAATCTTTTTCATATTATAACTCTTTATTTAAAAACTAGTTTTACAACTAGTTTAATATAATAACTGATAATAATCAACATCACATTTTCTTATTTTAGATTAACTTAACTCAAAAAAGATTGGTCTAAATGTTCTCTAAAACTCAGCTTATTTTTTGAGTAGAAATAATCTCAATATTTTTATTTTTGACCTTGATTTTTAACTGAAGGGGGATCAAATACTTTGACATGACTATTATGTATAATTACATCCCCAGTTCGTTCGATCTTAACAAGTCTAGGAAAATATTCGCTAATATACCATCCACTTATAGCTCCTGTAATCGTTGCTAAAATCAGGCAAATAGCCGTGTTTCTTAAAAATTTGGTACCATGATTTGAAGTAACCGCACCTATCTCATTTTTTGCGTGTTCTGAAAATTGCAAAAATTGTTTCTCTTGTTGGCCTAATTGTTTTAACATGGCTTTATTAATTTGCTCTATGCTCTTAATTGCAGCTTGCTCTAGAATCTTGTGCGTTGCTAATACTTCATCACTTAACTGTTTTTGTAATTTCTTCAATATTGATTCAATCTCGATCATTCGCTGATCGTGTACTTTCTCAACCTCCTTACCAATATCCGGTACTAACTCTTTTAAAACATCTTCTGTCTTATTTGGTAAAAGTGATATAGTCTGTATTAAAGTACCAAAAGTTTTGTTGTAATTGGAAAATTCAGATAACGGTTGTTTAAACCCTACCAGTATAGAAGATAGTTCCTGTTTTAAGTCTTTAAGTGATTTAATTGCCTCTTGTGTATTACCACCAAATGCCTTAGCAGCAAAATCGGCCTCTGCATGCAAACGACCAATTACGTCCTCTAAAGACTTAATTTGCTCAAATGCAATATATGGTTTATCTGCAGATTCTGATTTGTCTGAAACTTCTTTTTGGGAATCTAATTCTTCTTTGCTTTGACCTTCTACGTTATCTTTTGTTTTACTCATTTAGTAGGCTGATGATTGCTTAGTAAAAGGAGTATAAATCGGCTACATCCTGTCGGCAACATTATTATTTATCTAAAGTGTAATTTTGTCTTGATAAATTGTTTCAATTTCAGCAGCACAGGGCTATCTTTTTATAAGAAGTTAATGCTTTTATAAAGTTAAGATAAGCCCTGTACTTAACAAAAAGTATTTTACCGATAGTAAAAAAATCCAATTAATTGGGACAATTTCTTATTTTACAGTTATAAATAGCGTTTTATTTCTTCAAGTTGCCCCAGTACATTTTTCGAATTAAACAGTAAATGTTCCTTCTGTGGAACTTGTCGTTCCAAAAATGACACTACTAAAACACAAAATTCTCTCGGCACTACCACAAATTCGTCATCGGTTTTTGATTTTAACCACATTGATAAACTATGGGTAGAAATATCATTAATTATGCCCCAGAGAAGTTTGGATATTTCTTCTCGTGAAATAAAACGGTCTTTTATTGCAGTCATTTTTATACCTCCACTTCTCTTACAGAGAAATAAAGATATAACAGATTGGTAATACTTATTTTCTCGAATAATTTGATATTATTTAATATGAAATTGATAT
The sequence above is drawn from the Candidatus Megaera polyxenophila genome and encodes:
- a CDS encoding viral A-type inclusion protein, translated to MSKTKDNVEGQSKEELDSQKEVSDKSESADKPYIAFEQIKSLEDVIGRLHAEADFAAKAFGGNTQEAIKSLKDLKQELSSILVGFKQPLSEFSNYNKTFGTLIQTISLLPNKTEDVLKELVPDIGKEVEKVHDQRMIEIESILKKLQKQLSDEVLATHKILEQAAIKSIEQINKAMLKQLGQQEKQFLQFSEHAKNEIGAVTSNHGTKFLRNTAICLILATITGAISGWYISEYFPRLVKIERTGDVIIHNSHVKVFDPPSVKNQGQK
- a CDS encoding transposase: MRKSNIIDYKNPTQNLVTDVLSEFLRESAQKMLQLAIEEEVQNFISSYQDKLLTNGSKQVVRNGYLPERNIQTGIGEVAVKVPRVRDRGKEDIKFSSNLIPQYMRRTVTIDVLLPLLYLKGISTTDFADSFEPILGSKPKNLSPNVISRLKSEWYDQYLLWQRRDLTKKKYVYFWVDGIYLQARMESEKNCILVIIGVDEYGKKELVAIDDGFRESKESWQGLLLDIKSRGLIHSPALAVGDGALGFWGALTEEYPTTVHQRCWVHKTSNILNKLPKSQQAKAKQMIHNIYMASSREEAESSWKKFILAYSAKYPKATECLLKNEKELLAFYDFPGEHWIHLRTTNPIESTFATVKHRTRKSRNCFSRNTIIAATYKLFLEAEKRWKPLRGKNRIAQVINMEKFIDGIHVSEISNDNLNEKKYVA
- a CDS encoding toxin, whose translation is MSPIILDCSVTISWFIPDEFSKNSLNIRDKISEEGAIVPMIWSLEVGNVLLISERRKRITKEQRQIALYTLNELPIKTDELTFKNAWFETIEIAERYNLSLYDACYLELSLRCNSPLATFDNNLKQAAKLAGVDLFY
- a CDS encoding prevent-host-death family protein — its product is MKKIIGCFEAKTNFNKIINNVISGEEVFISKRGKPVAKIIPIGKSFNTERVKNAFLRIHNISKEMNLGKFDWEEFKSYRDEGKK